One genomic segment of Odocoileus virginianus isolate 20LAN1187 ecotype Illinois chromosome 33, Ovbor_1.2, whole genome shotgun sequence includes these proteins:
- the MDH2 gene encoding malate dehydrogenase, mitochondrial isoform X1: protein MLSALARPAGAALRRSFSTSAQNNAKVAVLGASGGIGQPLSLLLKNSPLVSRLTLYDIAHTPGVAADLSHIETRATVKGYLGPEQLPDCLKGCDVVVIPAGVPRKPGMTRDDLFNTNATIVATLTAACAQHCPEAMICIISNPVNSTIPITAEVFKKHGVYNPNKIFGVTTLDIVRANAFVAELKDLDPARVNVPVIGGHAGKTIIPLISQCTPKVEFPQDQLTTLTGRIQEAGTEVVKAKAGAGSATLSMAYAGARFVFSLVDAMNGKEGVVECSFVKSQETDCPYFSTPLLLGKKGIEKNLGIGKVSPFEEKMIAEAIPELKASIKKGEEFVKNMK, encoded by the exons ATGCTTTCCGCCCTCGCCCGGCCTGCCGGCGCCGCTCTCCGCCGCAGCTTCAGCACCTCGGCCCAG AACAATGCTAAAGTAGCCGTGCTGGGGGCTTCCGGAGGAATTGGGCAGCCGCTTTCGCTTCTTCTGAAGAACAGCCCGCTGGTGAGCCGCCTGACCCTCTATGATATCGCTCACACGCCCGGAGTGGCCGCCGACCTGAGCCACATCGAGACCAGAGCGACCGTGAAAG gctACCTTGGACCTGAGCAGCTGCCAGACTGCCTGAAGGGCTGCGATGTGGTGGTCATTCCAGCGGGAGTCCCAAGAAAACCAG GTATGACCCGAGATGACTTGTTCAATACCAATGCCACGATCGTGGCCACCCTGACCGCTGCCTGTGCCCAGCACTGCCCAGAAGCCATGATCTGCATCATCTCAAATCCG GTTAACTCCACCATCCCAATCACAGCGGAAGTTTTCAAGAAACACGGAGTGTACAACCCCAATAAAATCTTCGGGGTGACAACCCTGGACATTGTCCGAGCCAATGCCTTTGTCGCAGAGCTGAAG GATTTGGACCCCGCCCGAGTCAACGTGCCCGTCATCGGTGGCCACGCTGGGAAAACCATCATCCCCCTGATCTCTCAG TGCACCCCCAAGGTGGAATTTCCCCAGGACCAGCTGACCACCCTCACCGGTCGGATCCAGGAAGCCGGCACAGAGGTGGTCAAGGCGAAGGCTGGAGCAG GCTCTGCCACCCTGTCCATGGCATACGCCGGAGCCCGCTTTGTCTTCTCCCTTGTGGATGCAATGAACGGAAAGGAAGGAGTCGTCGAGTGTTCCTTCGTTAAGTCCCAAGAAACGGACTGTCCGTACTTCTCCACACCGTTGCTGCTGGGG aAAAAGGGCATCGAGAAGAATCTAGGCATCGGAAAGGTCTCCCCTTTCGAAGAGAAGATGATTGCCGAGGCCATCCCTGAGCTGAAAGCCTCCATCAAGAAAGGAGAGGAGTTTGTCAAGAACATGAAATGA
- the MDH2 gene encoding malate dehydrogenase, mitochondrial isoform X2, whose protein sequence is MPKNNAKVAVLGASGGIGQPLSLLLKNSPLVSRLTLYDIAHTPGVAADLSHIETRATVKGYLGPEQLPDCLKGCDVVVIPAGVPRKPGMTRDDLFNTNATIVATLTAACAQHCPEAMICIISNPVNSTIPITAEVFKKHGVYNPNKIFGVTTLDIVRANAFVAELKDLDPARVNVPVIGGHAGKTIIPLISQCTPKVEFPQDQLTTLTGRIQEAGTEVVKAKAGAGSATLSMAYAGARFVFSLVDAMNGKEGVVECSFVKSQETDCPYFSTPLLLGKKGIEKNLGIGKVSPFEEKMIAEAIPELKASIKKGEEFVKNMK, encoded by the exons ATGCCAAAA AACAATGCTAAAGTAGCCGTGCTGGGGGCTTCCGGAGGAATTGGGCAGCCGCTTTCGCTTCTTCTGAAGAACAGCCCGCTGGTGAGCCGCCTGACCCTCTATGATATCGCTCACACGCCCGGAGTGGCCGCCGACCTGAGCCACATCGAGACCAGAGCGACCGTGAAAG gctACCTTGGACCTGAGCAGCTGCCAGACTGCCTGAAGGGCTGCGATGTGGTGGTCATTCCAGCGGGAGTCCCAAGAAAACCAG GTATGACCCGAGATGACTTGTTCAATACCAATGCCACGATCGTGGCCACCCTGACCGCTGCCTGTGCCCAGCACTGCCCAGAAGCCATGATCTGCATCATCTCAAATCCG GTTAACTCCACCATCCCAATCACAGCGGAAGTTTTCAAGAAACACGGAGTGTACAACCCCAATAAAATCTTCGGGGTGACAACCCTGGACATTGTCCGAGCCAATGCCTTTGTCGCAGAGCTGAAG GATTTGGACCCCGCCCGAGTCAACGTGCCCGTCATCGGTGGCCACGCTGGGAAAACCATCATCCCCCTGATCTCTCAG TGCACCCCCAAGGTGGAATTTCCCCAGGACCAGCTGACCACCCTCACCGGTCGGATCCAGGAAGCCGGCACAGAGGTGGTCAAGGCGAAGGCTGGAGCAG GCTCTGCCACCCTGTCCATGGCATACGCCGGAGCCCGCTTTGTCTTCTCCCTTGTGGATGCAATGAACGGAAAGGAAGGAGTCGTCGAGTGTTCCTTCGTTAAGTCCCAAGAAACGGACTGTCCGTACTTCTCCACACCGTTGCTGCTGGGG aAAAAGGGCATCGAGAAGAATCTAGGCATCGGAAAGGTCTCCCCTTTCGAAGAGAAGATGATTGCCGAGGCCATCCCTGAGCTGAAAGCCTCCATCAAGAAAGGAGAGGAGTTTGTCAAGAACATGAAATGA